The Sinomicrobium kalidii region ATTGCTATCAAGATGGTTATAACACTGCCCAGAAATAACAGCTTCCGAATTCGTTTTTTCTCGACACCTGGTCTGTTCATGTGTAAACATGTTTTTTTGGATGTCCAAAATACAAAGAATGAAACAAAAATATGAAGAGATGATATTTAAAAATATATTGTTCTAGTGTAAGAAAAAACAAATATTATTTACGGTTTTATTGGTGTTATATCGATTAAATGTTTGTTTTTTACGATAAAAGACATACTTTTGGTGGGCGAAAATAAATTTTATCTTCATTAAGACATATGGCTAAATGGTTGTTTTTGGTGTTCGGCTTTATTTACTCTCCAACCGTTCTTTTTGCCCAGGAGTACAGTATAAAAGGTAAAATTGTAAATGAAAAGCAAGAACCGTTGTCTTTTGTGAATGTACTCTTGCAACGAGAAAAAGACTCCACTATTGTCCAGGGCACATCTTCCAATCAAAATGGGGTGTTTGATATTCAGGATATTAAAAGCGGTGACTACCTTATTAAAATATCATATATAGGATATAACATATATCAAAAATTGATAGACATAAAGAGTGATCTGGATTTAGGAACCATAGTATTGGCAGAAAAAAGACAAGAACTTGGAGAGGTCACGATAACCGGAAAAAGGCCACATATAGAAAAACGGGCAGATCGCCTTATTTTTAATGTAGAGAATACTGCGCTATCTCAACAAAGTTCATTTGAGATTCTTAAAAATACTCCTGGTGTATTAATAATTAATGACCGGATAAAAATAAGGAATACGCCAGCAACTGTCTACATAAATGACAAACGTGTTTATCTGTCGGGAAGTGAGTTAAGGGACCTTCTAGAAGGTTATTCCGGTACCAATATACGATCTATTGAGGTGATTACGACTCCTTCCTCCAGGTATGATGCAGAGGACGGGACAGTGTTAAATATAATTACTTCAAAAAGTATTTCCGTGGGATATAAAGGAAGTGTAAATACACGTATTACAGAAGCTGTTTTTCCCAAATACAATTTCGGAACAGACCACTTTTATAAAAATGATTTTTTAAACCTTTTTGCCGGATATAGTTATAGTCCGAGAAAGGAATATAAACACGATAAAAGTTATTTTAATTTTTTTGAGAATAATATTCCTGACGATTACTGGGATGTTGATTTCAGGAAAATTACCCGATCGTATGCACATAATTTGCATACTATTTTGGATTTTACCATTAATGAGAAAAATTCCCTGAGTTTATCTGCTAACATTTTACATTCACCAGGCAAAACATTCAACAATAAAGTGGTTACCGATATGTTTGATGTTGATCAGAATTTGGAATCCTATTTTCTAACGGATAGTGAATTGGATAACGATCGATCTAATCTGTCATTTTCTTTGGATTATGGGCTTACTTTAAATGATAAAGGAGTAACAATGAATGCGGTTAGCAACTATATATACTATGATGACCGCCAAACTCAATTCTTGCGCACTGATTATTTCGACAATAATGATAACTTAACAAATAATAACAGTTTTAATTTCCTGGCTAATCAAAGAAACAACATTTTTAGCCAACAACTGGACTTTTCCATTCCCCTGGAATCGCTTCATATTGAAACCGGGCTTAAATATTCTTCTATTGACAGTAAGAGTAAAGCTTCATTTGATGGGGAAGATGTTCCTGAAAATACTGAAGATGATAACTTTGATTATATAGAGGACATCTACGCAGCATACGGGAACGTAACCAGAGAATGGGAAAAATGGGCACTAATTTTAGGATTGAGAGGAGAATATACCGCTGTTGAAGCTAATTCAATAGTTCTCGGAAGCATAAATACCCGAAAGTATTTTGAATTGTTTCCAACGGTAAATTTACAACATGCCATTAATGATAATCATCAATTGGAATTAAGCTATAAAAGAAGCTTAAACCGTCCCAGATATGGAAGATTAAATCCCTATCGGTATTATCTTTATGAGCAACAGTTTTCCGCGGGAAATCCTAATCTTACCAGATCTATTGATAATAAGGTTTCTTTGGATTATACCTATAAAAAGAAATTTGTTTTTTCTTTATATTATCAACATACGAACGGCCTTATAGAAAGGCTTACCTTTCAAGACAATGAAAATAGGAATATATATACGTCCTATTTCAACATTGATGAAGAATTTCAATATAGCCTTGATTTTATGTATTATGGATATGTGTGGGATTGGTGGTATTTATACGTTTATATGTCCGGATTTTATATGGAAAATACATTTCAGGCTTTAGAAAGTGATAATGTCATGCAAACCAGTCATATTTTAGGCTATTTTGGAAGGGCGTATAATCAGTTTGTACTATCCGAAGACCGAACTTTTACTGCCGACCTGACCCTTTATTATATGCCTAAATTTTTATATGGTTCCATTAAGACCGATCCTCGTTTTTATACCGATATAGGGTTTACCAAATCTTTTTGGAATAAGCGATTGGTGGCTACATTGAATTTCACAGATATATTTAATACTAAGAACAGATGGCAAAGGTCAAAATACCTGAATCAGGATAACGGGTATATTGATATGCCGGAAAGACGCACTGTTTCCATAGGGCTCAAATACAACTTTGGCAACTATCGCCTCAAAGACAACAAGAGAAACACTACCCCCGATGAGCAGGAAAGACTTGAAGGAGAGTAGTATTTCTGCTTTTTACAAGTTTGATTTTTTGCGGATATCTTTTGGTAAACCGTCTTTATGCAACATTACCGATATGGCTTTAAGTCTCATATAGGGAACACTCATGTAAATATAACCACCGCTGTCTCCCACACGAGTTTTATCGGTCCCCCATGAATTTTTCACTTTATAGTACATATTACCTTTCTGGTCTTTTACCTTCCCGGTAATATGCATAAGATGGTCGTCGGTGGTGTGGAAGTTCTCGAATTCCTGCTGCCGGTATTCCGGAGTGATGTTTTTTTCCGGTTTGATCTCTTCCAGTATTGCCTTTTTTTCAAACTCGTTTTCCGGGATCACTGCGATGCCGTCTTTTTGGGAGAACGTCGGTTCGCTGACATCACAGTCCAGCGCCAGGGTATAACCGTTTTCAAGAGCATGGTCGATAACACTTATAAATTTGTCAAGCGGCAGGTTGTAGTAACTGCCGTTGGAAAAATTATCCGGAATATTAAGAATAAAACTCGTATAAAAGGGCCGGTGCAGAAAAGAAGTGACCGAAACGTAATTTTCCGGTTGTATCCCTGTCATTTCCAGGAACGATTCCGGACTGTATTGTTTGCCATCATAAGTAAATTCATCCATCCTTTCCCCCAGGTATACATCAAGGACACTTTCGATGGCTTTTTTCCAGTTATCAGACAAGGTTTTTGCGGGGTTATCCACGTATACCTTTAGCATGGCTTCCAGTACGGAGACCATTTCGATATGATTGTATTTTTCCTGTCCTTCTGCCAATCCCGTATACACACTCTGAGGAACAATTCCGTACGCAGCCACACTGTTCATTACATCGTGTGACAGTCCTCCCTGGCTGAACTGTGCTTTTCCCTGCCGCATAACATAATTCCAGGCTTTTTTAGTATATGTGTTCCGCACGTTGTACATCTCGGAGATATCGATTTGATTCCCCGTTGTTCGTATAATCTCCGATTCCAGGAATGAAGAAGTTGAAAAACTCCAGCAGGTGCCTGTAATCCCCTGACTGATTACCGGAGTGGCCTCCAGGTCTGTAAGCGTTTCAAAAGTGTACTGTTGCGAAAATGCAAGGGCTGCGATACAGAGGCAAGCCAGAGTGGTGAGTGTTTTTTTCATTTGTTTGTTTTTTGGGTGAGAAGTCCGTAGTTCGGAGTCGGAAGTTTTGATGCAGATTAATTTTACTTCCGGCTTCAGACTTCCGGCTTCTATCTTTTTCATAATGTAGTATTGGGTCAAAAAGACTAAAAAGGATTATTTTTACGCAAAATAACAAAATTATGAATAAAGCAGATTGGAAAGTTGTCAAGGAATACGAAGATATCACTTATAAGAAATGTAACGGAGTGGCCCGGATAGCCTTTAACCGGCCCGATGTTCGTAATGCCTTCCGGCCCAGGACGGTTGGCGAGCTTTTTGAAGCCCTTCTGGATGCCCGGGAAGACACCTCGATCGGTGTGGTTTTACTTTCGGCAGAAGGTCCGTCAACCAAAGACGGCGTATATTCCTTTTGTAGCGGGGGAGATCAGAATGCCCGTGGCCATCAGGGCTATGTGGACGATTCCGGCATGCCCCGGCTCAATATACTCGAAGTACAGCGCCTCATCCGTTTTATGCCAAAGGTGGTGATTGCGGTGGTCCCCGGATGGGCTGTAGGAGGGGGGCACAGCCTGCATGTGGTTTGCGACCTTACGCTGGCCAGTAAGGAACATGCCATTTTCAAACAGACCGATGCCGATGTCACCAGTTTTGACGGCGGATACGGCTCCGCTTACCTTGCCAAGATGGTAGGGCAGAAGCGTGCACGCGAGATTTTCTTTCTGGGGAGAAACTACTCTGCTCAGGAAGCCTGTGAAATGGGGATGGTCAATGCTGCAGTGCCCCACGAAGAATTGGAAGATACAGCCTATGCATGGGCACAGGAAATCCTGGCCAAGTCACCTACCTCGATAAAAATGCTGAAATTCGCTTTCAACGCCACCGATGACGGCATGGTAGGGCAACAGGTTTTTGCGGGAGAAGCTACCCGGCTTGCCTACATGACCGAGGAAGCCAAAGAAGGCCGCAATGCTTTCCTGGAAAAACGGAAACCGGACTTCAAGAACATAAAATGGATACCCTGATTCAATAACGATTTGGGGCGTTAAAAAGGACAGCAGGATTTTTCGCCATAAAAGGTGATCTCTGAATTTGATTAACAGCGAGATGTTATATGAGTAAAACGAAAGCGTTTATATCAGCGGCCCGGCTCCGGACCCTTCCCCTTTCCGTATCCGGGATTATTGCAGGTACGGGAATTGCCGCTTCACGCGGTTTTTTTAACTGGAAAATATTTGCCCTTGCCCTGCTTACCACCGTCGGATTTCAGGTGCTTTCCAATTTCGCCAACGATTATGGAGATGGTGTTAAGGGCACAGACAATAAAGATCGTATCGGTCCGCAACGGGCACTGCAAAGTGGTATTATAAGCCCCGGCGAGATGAAGAAGGCAATCGCCGTAACCATAGCAATAACCATGCTGGTTGCCCTGTTACTCATCTATCTGGCGTTCGGGAGGGAGAATTTCGGTTATTCCGTATTGTTCTTCTTCCTTGGTGTTGTATCCATCATAGCTGCCATAAAATATACCGTGGGCAGATCGGCATATGGCTATCACGGTTTCGGCGATGTATTTGTCTTTTTGTTTTTCGGACTCCTCAGTGTAGCCGGAAGTTATTTTCTGTATACCAAAAATATGGACTGGACCGTATTCCTCCCGGCAATTACCATCGGATTGCTCAGTGTAGGGGTATTGAACCTGAATAACATGAGGGATGAACAAAGTGATGCAAAATCCGGTAAGAACACCCTGGTAGTGAAGATAGGAGGGCAAAAAGCAAAACGATATCACTATATTGTTCTGATAACGGCATTACTGCTGGTTTTGCTTTTTGCTGTGCTCCAAAGTTTTTATATTTATCAATATTTATTTCTTTTGGCCTTTATACCCGTATTAAAGCATATGGATACGGTTCGGAAAAATAAAGTGCCGAAAGCGCTGGACCCCGAGTTGAAAAAACTGGCCATAAGCACATTTCTGCTTTCCGTCCTGTTTGCATTGGGACTGGCTTTGTTCTAGGTCGTTTACGGCGATTGCTATGACAGGTATATTATATTGAATACCTGAAAGGACAAATGGTGAAGTGAACAGAATCTGTATTGTATAATATAAGTGATAATAAATCGTAACATACCATGAAAATAACGTTTTACGGACACGCAAGCCTGGGAATAGAGGTAGGCGATGTTCATATCCTGGTAGACCCTTTTATTTCGCCCAATGAAAAGGCTGCTCATATAGATATTAACCAGATCAAGGCAGATTATATCCTTGTGACCCACGCGCACCAGGATCACATACACGATGTGGAAACCATAGCAAAACATACCGGGGCAATGGTGATCTCCAATTTTGAGATTGCCCATCATTACGGGGATAAAGGCATTGATTTCCATCCCCTGAACCACGGAGGTAGCTGGGATTTTGAATTTGGAAGGGTAAAATACGTCAATGCCATTCACACTTCCTCTTTTCCGGATGGTAGTTACGGAGGTCAGCCCGGGGGATTTGTTATAGAAGGAGAACACAAAAATATTTATATCGCGGGAGATACAGCCCTTACAATGGATATGAAACTCATCCCCATGCAGGTAAAACTGGACCTCGCCATCCTCCCCATCGGTGATAATTTTACAATGGGTGTGGACGATGCCATTATAGCTTCTGATTTTGTACAATGTGATAAAATTTTAGGGTATCACTATGATACTTTCGGTTATATTGAGATAGACCACGAAGAAGCCAAACGGAAATTTTTTAACAAGGACAAGGATCTGATGTTACTGGCTATAGGTGAAAGCATTGAACTTTGATGAGGAACGTCACAGGGAGATATAATGATTCAGGGACGGAGAGAAAAGTTTTTTTTGACATGTACCGGCTCCGGGTTACCTGAGTCATTTATAAAACGCTCAGACAATAAATGAAAGCATCATACCGCAGGCATACCCTGCAATTTAAACGTCCTAGCGGAACTTCACGCGGAATTCTTACTGAAAAGGAAACCTGGTATCTCTTGTTGGAGGATGAAGGCAGGAAAGGAATAGGGGAGTGCGGCATCCTGAGAGGATTGAGCGTGGACGACAGGGACGATTATGAAGAAAAACTGAAATGGGTTTGTGACAATATCCACCTGGGGAAAAACGAATTATACCAAAATCTCACAGCCTTTCCTTCCATACAATTCGGCATAGAGCAGGCATTCCTTTCGCTCCGCTCCCGGTCCCCGTTTTTACTTTTCCCATCAGCCTTTACCGAAGGGAGCAGGGCCATATCCATCAACGGCCTGGTATGGATGGGCGACAAAGCATTTATGCAACGTCAGATACAGGAAAAAATCGAACAGGGATTTCATTGTATAAAAATGAAGATCGGCGCCATAGACTTCGATACCGAATTGCAATTATTGCAATCCATTCGCCGCAAATTCTCTCCGGAACAGATAGAAATACGTGTAGATGCCAATGGCGCCTTCACACCTGATAGTGCCTTGGAAAAATTGAAGAGGTTATCGGAATTCCGGTTACATTCCATAGAACAGCCCGTAAAACAGGGGCAATGGGAGGTAATGGCCGCACTTTGTGAAAATTCACCGCTGCCCATCGCCCTGGACGAAGAGCTGATAGGTGTTTTTAACCTTGATTCGAAAAAAAGACTTATGGAAACCGTAAACCCCCAATATATTATTCTGAAACCCAGTTTGGTGGGGGGATTCAGGGGAAGTGAGGAGTGGATACAGCTGGCAGAGGACCACGATGCGGGTTGGTGGATAACCAGTGCACTGGAAAGCAATGTGGGGTTGAATGCCATAGCACAGTGGACTTACAGCCTGGAAAACACCATGCCCCAGGGATTAGGCACCGGAAGTCTCTATACGAACAACCCGGACAGTCCGCTGGAAGTCAGGGACGGGAAACTTGGTTATGATCCCCGGAAAGATTGGGATATAAATGTGTTGAAAAATTAATTTTATGTTTATAGAACAGGCGTTTAAAGGGAAGTACCATAATTGGCTTTATTATGCAGTAGGGGTACTTGTAATTTTTATGGCATGGCAGTTTTTCGGTGCCATCCCCCTCTTCGCCGCGGTATTTCTCAAAGTGCCTGATATGAGTACTTTTCCGACAGATATCAGCGGACTTGTAGAGGTGTTGGGGGCCAATCTTTTTTTGGTTTTAATGATCGTCTCTTTTTTAACTGGGTTGCTCGCTTTATTCTTTATGGTAAAATATGTCCATAAACAGTCCTTGCTAACATTGACCACTTCCAGGAAACATATAGACAGGAAACGGATTTTCTTCAGTTTCGGACTGGTAGTTATCATCAATGCCACGTTGTTCCTTATCGGATATTTCCTTTCACCCCAGGATTTTCAATGGAATTTTAAACCCTTACCCTTTCTGATGCTGCTTGTTATTACGGTAATAATGCTGCCAATCCAAACCAGTTTTGAAGAATACCTGTTCCGGGGATACCTGATGCAGGGACTTGGAGTCCTGGCCAAAAACAGGTGGTTCCCGTTGATCTTTACTTCCATATCGTTCGGGATACTTCATATTTTCAATCCCGAAGTCAAGGAAATAGGGTATGTTATTATGGTATATTATATCGGTACCGGGCTTATATTGGGGATCATGACCCTCATGGATGACGGTATGGAGCTTGCACTGGGGTATCATGCGGGGAACAACATGCTCACAGCGGTTCTTGTTACGGCAGACTGGACAGCCATGCAAACGGATTCCCTGTTCCTTGATATATCTTCACCTGAAGTGGGCTTCGATATTTTCCTCCCGTTGTTGATTTATCCGATAATCCTGTATATATTGGCTAAAAAATATGGTTGGACGGGCTGGAAAGAAAAGCTGTTCGGAAAAATAACCCCGCCCGGACAGATTGAAGAATCAAATTCTCTGAAACATAACTAAAAAGAAGAAGCGGATTACTATGACAGGTACAGACAAGCAAGAACCTTCAATTACTTATAAGAACATACACAACAGGTTTAAACTGGATGGCACATACTTCGGTCGTGAAGGGCTAAGGATGGCCGCATGTAGTTATATAAAGGAAGGAGAACCTTATGAAAGGGCTATCGGGGATTTCCTATTGGACTGGCTCGATAACAGTGAGACGATAACGGTGCATACTTCCGGTTCCACAGGGAAGCCAAAACCGATGAAAGTCAGTAAACAGAACATGGTAAATTCGGCACTGGCCACGGGCGACTTCTTTGGTATTACGGTTGGAGATAGGGCCTTACTTTGTTTACCGGTCGATTATATAGCCGGAAAAATGATGTTGGTCCGCGCCATGATCCTCGGACTGGAAATAGACCTGGTGAAACCCTCTTCCGATCCGCTGAAAAGAATGAAAAAGGACTATGATTTTTCTGCAATGACCCCTATGCAGGTAGAAAATTCCCTTTCAGGATTATCCCGGATAAAAACACTTATTGTCGGGGGAGCACCCATGTCGGAAACATTGAAAGCTTCGCTGCCCAAAAGATCCTGCAAGATATATGAAACCTATGGTATGACAGAAACGGTGACACATATCGCAGCCAGGAAGATAAATGGTCGCAAGAACAAGAGGGGAGAGGAGCCCTGTTTTACGCTGCTCCCCGGGATAAAAGTATCCCTGGACGAAAGAGACTGCCTGGTCATAAACGCTCCGCACCTGTCTGACGAAACCATTACGACCAACGACCTTGTGGAATTGGTTTCCGAAAAAAAATTCCATTGGTTGGGCCGATATGACAATATCATTAATTCCGGGGGGATAAAACTGATCCCGGAACAGATAGAGCATAAAATCCGGGACGGCATTAAAGGGAGGTTTTACCTGAAAGGTCTTCCGGATGATAAATTGGGGGAGAAGCTGGTACTTTTTGTCGAAGAAAAAACGAACCCCGGACTGACAGTAGAAAATATCAGGAAGGAATTGAACGGGCTTTCTTCTCTCGATAAATACGAAATACCGAAAGAGATTCATATGGTCGGAACTTTTGAAGAGACCAAAAGTGGGAAGGTGCTAAGACATAGTGTTTTGTAGTATGGCTGTCGCTTTCCGCGGGCAAATTCTCTTTAATAGTGTTGTTTTGTATGATATTCGGTTATATATTTGCACCGCTTTTAAAGAAAAGCCGGTCGCGTAGCTCAGTTGGATAGAGCATCTGCCTTCTAAGCAGACGGTCACAGGTTCGAATCCTGTCGCGATCACAAATCAGGAAATTAATTAGACTCAGAACCCTGTTAATCGTATGATTTTCAGGGTTTTTATTTTTGTTGCTGTTTTTTGAATTCATTTCATGCGTCAACAAAAGTCAACAATTCGGATAACAAACACCTTTTTAACATTTGTGTTGACCGATTTGTTAAAATGGCTTGTTCAGAAGGCATAAAAATGTATCTTTAAAGTGATTTGGCTTTCGTCCGGAAACCATGTGTAACGAAAAGACGAAAAGCATGAAAACTTCTTCAACTTGCAATATTATGTTCTGGGCAGATATTCCCAGGACGACGAACCATTTATAATGAAAATAACGAACAGTACACCACGTGATATTCCTGAAATCTTTAGATTATATAAATTGGCAACTGATTTTCAAAAGGAAAAGTTCCCGGAAAATCAGTGGCCGGAATTTAATAAAGAATTAATATCCACAGAAATCGAAGAAAACCGTCAATTCAAGTTATTAATTGAAAATAAAATAGCCTGCATTTGGGCGATAACTTATCGCGATCCCCAAATTTGGGATGACAATGGGGAAGACTCTTCTATCTATATTCACAGAATAGCCACAAATCCCGATTTCAGGGGGAATAATTTCGTGAAAATAATAGTTGAGTGGGCAGGGAAATTTGCAAAGGCGCAACGCAAACAATTTATCAGAATGGATACTTGTGGCGAGAATGAGAAATTAATCAATCATTACAAAAAATGTGGCTTCAGTTTTTTAGGGATCAAAAAATTAAAAGATTCCTCAGGCTTGCCCTCCCATTATCACGATGCAGATGTTTGCTTCTTTGAAATCGATCTGAAAAGTTAAGACTGAAATATCGCCTTCCAAATTTTGGCAAGATCTTTCAGGAATTATTTAGTATATTCCTTGGTTGTTTTTAACAACTTTATTCTTATTAAAGTAAAAAACCGGCTAATACCATTACCCATTTTCCTTATTTTAAGAAGAAATATGGGTATGTGATAGTCTTTAAAACAATTTTACGACAACAGCAAAAAACAATAACAGAATGAAAAAAGTAACAGGTATCGGAGGTGTTTTTTTTAAATGCAAAGACCCCGAAAAAATGACAGCATGGTATCAAAAGCACCTAGGCTTGGACACAAATCCGTACGGAGCAACTTTTGAGTGGTATAAAAGTCCGGACAGTACAAAGAAAGCACAGACCCAATGGACACCATTCGCCGAAACGACCAAATACTTTGAACCTTCAACAAAAGATTTTATGATAAATTACCGGGTTGAAAACCTGGATGCCCTTGTTGAAGAATTGAAAAAAGGAGGAGTAACCATTGTGGACAAAATCGAAACCTACGACTATGGTAAATTTATCCACATTCTCGACGCCGAAGGAAACAAAGTACAATTATGGGAACCCGTTGACTGATCGAAAACGAGCTCTTAAAGTAAAAGCAAGTGCAGAAGGCAAAAAAACAAGACATGGACACTTTAAAGGTATCTGGCTATGTTTCCCGGAAACCGGCACAAAGAAATAAAATAGTGCTTCAACACCACTTTATTAATTTTTTGGAGGAGGGAGAGAAGATTATACATTATGCAAATAACGCTACGGTTGTTACAAATTCCCATTTTGCCATCCTTTCTGCAAATAATTGTTTAATGACTGAAAAACTTTCTGTTGATAAGGAATATCGCAGCACTTTATTTTTCTTTAACAATGAGGAGCTAACACGTTTTTTTATTAAATATGATACGGTTATTAAAGGAATGTCATCGCAGCAGGAAAAATCTGAAGCGCCTTTTTTAGTATTTAAGAAGGATGAATTCGTTATGAACCATATGGCTTCACTTAAAATGATTCAGCGAAAACCGTCTCTTATCTCATCTCAATTACTACAACTAAAATTTGAAGAGTTAATGCTTCATCTCCTGGAAAGGTATCCGCAGGAAATACTGTCCTTCAACACAAGGCCCCGGGAAGCGTATTCAGATATGGAAATACGGAAAGCAGTTGAAGAAAATATTACGAATAACCTCACCTTGAGCGAACTGGCATTTTTGTGCCATACAAGCGTTTCTACATTCAAACGAAGATTTGTAAAATTATACAATATTACACCAAGCCAATACTTCTTACAACGAAAAATGGAAATTGCAGCATCGATGTTATTACAAAATGAAAACCCTGGGGAGATTTTTTACAAAGTAGGTTACGAAAGTCATTCCGGTTTTTCGCAATCCTTCAAACAAATTTACGGTATAAGTCCTAAACAATTCCAACAACAAAAAATGACTGTTTCCCAATAGTTTTTGAGCGATTAACGACAGTTTAAAAATACTTCCTCATGCTACCTTTGTGATGAATTTAAGACATAAGGTAAAATGACAAAAAGAGATTTTACGGCGTTGGCAGATTACAGCAATTGGGCCGACGGCATAAGTATTAAATGGTTAAAACAGATCAATGCTGAACAATGGGAACAATCTGTTGTAAGCAGTTTTAGCAGCATCAGGGAAACTGCAATTCACATTGTGAGTGCTAAAAAAATCTGGGTTGACTTTTGGACAAAAGTTCCTGACCCTGTTTACCTGTCTTCCGAGTTTAAAGGCACAAAAAACGAACTGATAGAGATTTGGGAAAATACCTCGAAAGACTTGAAAAACTTCGTTGAAAATTTTCCCGAAGAAGATTATAAAAAGTCTGTTACGTTTATTTACCCGAATGGAAGAGAAGGGCAAATGATATTTTGGCAAACATTTCTTCATTTCGTCAACCACGCTGCATATCATCGCGGACAATTGGTTGCATTATTGCGACAAACAGGGTTTACCAATTTTTCCAATACGGATTTAGCCACTTTTTTTATACGCCGAAAAAAGAATAATATATAAATCAAAAAACCATAGCCAACAGGGTACCGCGATAAAAACAAATTGGAAGCATCCTCTTTAAGTAGTATTTATTTTTAAGATTTGTTATTACTGATGATGTGTTAATAAAAAAAACA contains the following coding sequences:
- a CDS encoding 1,4-dihydroxy-2-naphthoyl-CoA synthase, coding for MNKADWKVVKEYEDITYKKCNGVARIAFNRPDVRNAFRPRTVGELFEALLDAREDTSIGVVLLSAEGPSTKDGVYSFCSGGDQNARGHQGYVDDSGMPRLNILEVQRLIRFMPKVVIAVVPGWAVGGGHSLHVVCDLTLASKEHAIFKQTDADVTSFDGGYGSAYLAKMVGQKRAREIFFLGRNYSAQEACEMGMVNAAVPHEELEDTAYAWAQEILAKSPTSIKMLKFAFNATDDGMVGQQVFAGEATRLAYMTEEAKEGRNAFLEKRKPDFKNIKWIP
- a CDS encoding metal-dependent hydrolase, which produces MKITFYGHASLGIEVGDVHILVDPFISPNEKAAHIDINQIKADYILVTHAHQDHIHDVETIAKHTGAMVISNFEIAHHYGDKGIDFHPLNHGGSWDFEFGRVKYVNAIHTSSFPDGSYGGQPGGFVIEGEHKNIYIAGDTALTMDMKLIPMQVKLDLAILPIGDNFTMGVDDAIIASDFVQCDKILGYHYDTFGYIEIDHEEAKRKFFNKDKDLMLLAIGESIEL
- a CDS encoding CPBP family intramembrane glutamic endopeptidase, whose protein sequence is MFIEQAFKGKYHNWLYYAVGVLVIFMAWQFFGAIPLFAAVFLKVPDMSTFPTDISGLVEVLGANLFLVLMIVSFLTGLLALFFMVKYVHKQSLLTLTTSRKHIDRKRIFFSFGLVVIINATLFLIGYFLSPQDFQWNFKPLPFLMLLVITVIMLPIQTSFEEYLFRGYLMQGLGVLAKNRWFPLIFTSISFGILHIFNPEVKEIGYVIMVYYIGTGLILGIMTLMDDGMELALGYHAGNNMLTAVLVTADWTAMQTDSLFLDISSPEVGFDIFLPLLIYPIILYILAKKYGWTGWKEKLFGKITPPGQIEESNSLKHN
- a CDS encoding o-succinylbenzoate synthase is translated as MKASYRRHTLQFKRPSGTSRGILTEKETWYLLLEDEGRKGIGECGILRGLSVDDRDDYEEKLKWVCDNIHLGKNELYQNLTAFPSIQFGIEQAFLSLRSRSPFLLFPSAFTEGSRAISINGLVWMGDKAFMQRQIQEKIEQGFHCIKMKIGAIDFDTELQLLQSIRRKFSPEQIEIRVDANGAFTPDSALEKLKRLSEFRLHSIEQPVKQGQWEVMAALCENSPLPIALDEELIGVFNLDSKKRLMETVNPQYIILKPSLVGGFRGSEEWIQLAEDHDAGWWITSALESNVGLNAIAQWTYSLENTMPQGLGTGSLYTNNPDSPLEVRDGKLGYDPRKDWDINVLKN
- a CDS encoding 1,4-dihydroxy-2-naphthoate polyprenyltransferase; amino-acid sequence: MSKTKAFISAARLRTLPLSVSGIIAGTGIAASRGFFNWKIFALALLTTVGFQVLSNFANDYGDGVKGTDNKDRIGPQRALQSGIISPGEMKKAIAVTIAITMLVALLLIYLAFGRENFGYSVLFFFLGVVSIIAAIKYTVGRSAYGYHGFGDVFVFLFFGLLSVAGSYFLYTKNMDWTVFLPAITIGLLSVGVLNLNNMRDEQSDAKSGKNTLVVKIGGQKAKRYHYIVLITALLLVLLFAVLQSFYIYQYLFLLAFIPVLKHMDTVRKNKVPKALDPELKKLAISTFLLSVLFALGLALF
- a CDS encoding C1 family peptidase; its protein translation is MKKTLTTLACLCIAALAFSQQYTFETLTDLEATPVISQGITGTCWSFSTSSFLESEIIRTTGNQIDISEMYNVRNTYTKKAWNYVMRQGKAQFSQGGLSHDVMNSVAAYGIVPQSVYTGLAEGQEKYNHIEMVSVLEAMLKVYVDNPAKTLSDNWKKAIESVLDVYLGERMDEFTYDGKQYSPESFLEMTGIQPENYVSVTSFLHRPFYTSFILNIPDNFSNGSYYNLPLDKFISVIDHALENGYTLALDCDVSEPTFSQKDGIAVIPENEFEKKAILEEIKPEKNITPEYRQQEFENFHTTDDHLMHITGKVKDQKGNMYYKVKNSWGTDKTRVGDSGGYIYMSVPYMRLKAISVMLHKDGLPKDIRKKSNL
- a CDS encoding TonB-dependent receptor domain-containing protein; translation: MAKWLFLVFGFIYSPTVLFAQEYSIKGKIVNEKQEPLSFVNVLLQREKDSTIVQGTSSNQNGVFDIQDIKSGDYLIKISYIGYNIYQKLIDIKSDLDLGTIVLAEKRQELGEVTITGKRPHIEKRADRLIFNVENTALSQQSSFEILKNTPGVLIINDRIKIRNTPATVYINDKRVYLSGSELRDLLEGYSGTNIRSIEVITTPSSRYDAEDGTVLNIITSKSISVGYKGSVNTRITEAVFPKYNFGTDHFYKNDFLNLFAGYSYSPRKEYKHDKSYFNFFENNIPDDYWDVDFRKITRSYAHNLHTILDFTINEKNSLSLSANILHSPGKTFNNKVVTDMFDVDQNLESYFLTDSELDNDRSNLSFSLDYGLTLNDKGVTMNAVSNYIYYDDRQTQFLRTDYFDNNDNLTNNNSFNFLANQRNNIFSQQLDFSIPLESLHIETGLKYSSIDSKSKASFDGEDVPENTEDDNFDYIEDIYAAYGNVTREWEKWALILGLRGEYTAVEANSIVLGSINTRKYFELFPTVNLQHAINDNHQLELSYKRSLNRPRYGRLNPYRYYLYEQQFSAGNPNLTRSIDNKVSLDYTYKKKFVFSLYYQHTNGLIERLTFQDNENRNIYTSYFNIDEEFQYSLDFMYYGYVWDWWYLYVYMSGFYMENTFQALESDNVMQTSHILGYFGRAYNQFVLSEDRTFTADLTLYYMPKFLYGSIKTDPRFYTDIGFTKSFWNKRLVATLNFTDIFNTKNRWQRSKYLNQDNGYIDMPERRTVSIGLKYNFGNYRLKDNKRNTTPDEQERLEGE